A region from the Lolium perenne isolate Kyuss_39 chromosome 4, Kyuss_2.0, whole genome shotgun sequence genome encodes:
- the LOC127296890 gene encoding uncharacterized protein: protein MKIKTPQAAAPCSTSTAECAQIPPPKSPKSPMAMRPPPPLVDDLMREIFQRLPPHDPRDLVRAAAVCRSWRGIISDADFAREYRELHGAPPMLGFLYEELHYRRRPYWVSHFVSTATFRPPACQDRPYWHVLDSRHGLVLFYTPRMKADFVVCDLVTGNQWEIHASPKCGDIMWWEWDEEDTKLERIRCNAAVFCAKDRCDHLDCHGGPFRIALVGSVIDGNTARAAVYSSETREWSDMIEVQTLYFIVGPWSGHSALVGNKVYVPCVESDSIVEYNMDEQKLSVIDAPDTNHGEYIHLMGVENNMLLFASVVTPRLYLSSMEIGPSGAVGWARQRTIELEPLLPRDVLSDNYMSVVGFAEGINVIFLSTARHGLYTIDLNSGEHKKVHERIYDYHLEKVMPYMSFYTGAWGRLPTSHQASRAVVGATTI from the exons ATGAAAATAAAAACTCCACAAGCGGCGGCGCCCTGCTCGACTTCCACCGCCGAATGCGCCCAAATCCCTCCACCAAAATCCCCAAAATCCCCCATGGCGATGAGGCCTCCTCCGCCGCTGGTCGACGACCTCATGCGCGAGATCTTCCAGCGCTTGCCGCCGCACGACCCCAGGGACCtcgtccgcgccgccgccgtctgcAGGAGCTGGCGCGGCATCATCTCCGACGCCGACTTCGCCCGCGAGTACCGCGAGCTCCATGGGGCGCCGCCCATGCTGGGCTTCCTCTACGAGGAACTCCACTACCGGAGAAGACCGTACTGGGTCTCCCACTTCGTCTCCACCGCGACCTTCCGCCCGCCGGCGTGTCAGGATCGCCCCTACTGGCACGTACTCGACTCCCGGCACGGCCTCGTCCTCTTCTACACACCTCGAATGAAAGCGGACTTCGTTGTCTGCGACCTCGTCACCGGCAACCAGTGGGAAATTCACGCCAGCCCCAAGTGCGGCGACATCATGTGGTGGGAGTGGGATGAAGAGGACACGAAACTAGAGCGCATACGCTGTAATGCCGCGGTGTTCTGCGCCAAGGATCGATGCGATCACCTCGACTGCCATGGCGGCCCTTTCCGCATCGCCTTGGTGGGCTCCGTCATAGATGGGAATACAGCCCGCGCCGCCGTCTACTCATCAGAGACTCGCGAGTGGAGCGACATGATCGAGGTTCAGACCCTGTATTTCATCGTAGGCCCCTGGTCGGGGCACAGTGCTCTTGTGGGAAATAAGGTCTATGTCCCCTGTGTGGAGAGTGACAGTATCGTCGAATACAACATGGATGAGCAAAAACTATCTGTGATTGATGCCCCGGACACAAACCATGGTGAATACATTCACCTCATGGGAGTGGAGAACAACATGCTGCTATTTGCGTCTGTGGTGACGCCTAGACTCTACCTATCGTCAATGGAGATTGGTCCCAGTGGAGCTGTGGGATGGGCGCGACAGAGGACCATCGAGCTCGAACCGTTGCTCCCTCGTGATGTCCTCTCGGACAACTACATGTCGGTAGTTGGTTTTGCTGAAGGTATTAATGTCATCTTCCTGAGTACAGCAAGACATGGGTTGTACACAATTGATCTCAATTCAGGCGAACACAAGAAGGTGCACGAGAGGATTTATGATTATCATTTGGAAAAGGTCATGCCCTACATGAGCTTCTACACTGGAG CATGGGGGCGGTTGCCGACCTCACACCAAGCTTCGCGCGCAGTTGTTGGTGCTACTACGATATAA